Proteins from a genomic interval of Xiphias gladius isolate SHS-SW01 ecotype Sanya breed wild chromosome 23, ASM1685928v1, whole genome shotgun sequence:
- the hspa9 gene encoding stress-70 protein, mitochondrial, with protein sequence MLSVARSVSRTLPTRSCTRNVSSLIKKACWTGFQPDALRALSRRDYASEAIKGAVIGIDLGTTNSCVAVMEGKQAKVLENAEGARTTPSVIAFTADGERLVGMPAKRQAVTNPQNTLYATKRLIGRRYDDAEVQKDLKNVPYKIVRASNGDAWVEAHGKMYSPSQAGAFVLIKMKETAENYLGTKVKNAVITVPAYFNDSQRQATKDAGQIAGLNVLRVINEPTAAALAYGLDKTQDKIIAVYDLGGGTFDISVLEIQKGVFEVKSTNGDTFLGGEDFDQHLLKHIVKEFKRESGVDLMKDNMALQRVREAAEKAKCELSSSLQTDINLPYLTMDASGPKHLNMKLTRAQFEGIVADLIRRTVAPCQKAMQDAEVSKGDIGEVLLVGGMTRMPKVQQTVQDLFGRAPSKSVNPDEAVAIGAAIQGGVLAGDVTDVLLLDVTPLSLGIETLGGVFTKLINRNTTIPTKKSQVFSTAADGQTQVEIKVCQGEREMAADNKVLGQFTLVGIPPAPRGVPQIEVTFDIDANGIVHVSAKDKGTGREQQIVIQSSGGLSKDDIENMIKNAEKYAEEDRRRKDRVEAVNMAEGIVQDTESKMEEFKDQLPADECTKLKEEISKVRNLLANKDSETGENIKQAATNLQQASLKLFEMAYKKMAAERDTNSSSSSSEGEKKEGQQ encoded by the exons ATGTTGAGCGTCGCTAGAAGCGTTTCAAGGACTCTGCCGACAAGGAGCTGTACAAGGAATGTGTCCTCTTTGATCAAGAAG GCATGCTGGACTGGCTTCCAACCAGATGCTCTCAGAGCCCTGTCAAGGAGAGACTATGC GTCAGAGGCCATCAAGGGTGCAGTTATTGGCATTGACCTGGGAACTACCAACTCATGTGTTGCAGTCATGGAGGGGAAACAGGCCAAG GTGTTGGAGAACGCAGAGGGAGCCAGGACAACTCCATCAGTCATTGCTTTCACAGCAGATGGGGAGCGTCTGGTGGGCATGCCTGCTAAACGCCAGGCTGTCACCAACCCTCAGAACACTTTGTACGCCACCAAGAGACTGATTGGACGTCGCTATGATGACGCCGAGGTCCAGAAAGACCT GAAGAACGTACCCTACAAGATCGTACGTGCATCTAATGGTGACGCTTGGGTAGAGGCTCATGGGAAAATGTACTCCCCCAGCCAGGCTGGAGCTTTTGTACTTATTAAAATGAAGGAGACTGCAG AGAACTACCTGGGAACCAAAGTGAAGAACGCTGTCATCACTGTACCAGCCTACTTCAATGATTCTCAGAGACAg GCTACTAAAGATGCTGGTCAGATAGCTGGGCTGAATGTCCTGCGTGTGATCAACGAGCCAACAGCCGCTGCTCTGGCCTACGGCCTGGACAAAACCCAGGATAAGAT TATTGCCGTGTATGATCTTGGTGGAGGTACGTTTGATATCTCAGTCCTGGAGATCCAGAAAGGTGTTTTTGAGGTGAAGTCCACCAACGGTGACACCTTCCTGGGAGGAGAAGACTTTGATCAGCATCTCCTCAAACACATCGTCAAGGAATTCAAGCGAGAG TCTGGTGTGGATCTGATGAAAGACAACATGGCTCTTCAGAGAGTCCGAGAGGCTGCTGAGAAGGCCAAGTGTGAGCTGTCTTCTTCACTGCAG ACTGACATCAACCTTCCCTACCTGACCATGGACGCTTCTGGTCCCAAACATCTCAACATGAAGCTGACCCGCGCACAGTTTGAGGGCATCGTGGCTGACTTGATCCGCCGCACGGTGGCTCCATGTCAGAAGGCCATGCAGGATGCAGAGGTATCCAAGGGAGACATTGGAGAGGTGCTGCTGGTCGGAGGCATGACCCGCATGCCCAAG GTTCAGCAGACAGTTCAGGACCTGTTTGGCCGTGCTCCCAGCAAGTCTGTAAACCCTGATGAAGCCGTTGCCATTGGAGCAGCAATCCAGGGTGGTGTCTTGGCCGGTGATGTCACTGACGTGCTGCTGTTGGATGTGACACCGTTGTCGCTGGGTATTGAGACTCTGGGTGGAGTCTTCACCAAACTCATCAACAGGAACACCACAATTCCCACCAAGAAGAGCCAG GTGTTCTCCACAGCAGCTGATGGTCAGACTCAGGTAGAGATCAAGGTGTgtcagggtgagagagagatggccgCAGACAACAAGGTGCTGGGTCAGTTCACTCTGGTGGGGATCCCACCCGCCCCCCGCGGGGTACCTCAGATTGAGGTCACCTTTGACATTGATGCCAATGGTATCGTCCACGTCTCCGCCAAGGACAAGGGCACAGGCCGCGAACAGCAAA ttGTGATCCAGTCATCAGGAGGTCTCAGTAAGGACGACATTGAGAACATGATCAAAAATGCTGAGAAGTATGCagaagaggacaggaggagaaag GACCGTGTGGAGGCCGTCAACATGGCTGAAGGAATCGTCCAGGACACAGAATCCAAGATGGAGGAGTTTAAGGACCAGCTTCCTGCTGATGAG TGCACCAAGCTGAAGGAGGAGATCTCAAAGGTCAGAAATCTTCTGGCCAACAAGGACTCAGAAACAGGAGAGAACATCAAACAGGCTGCCACTAACTTGCAGCAGGCGTCACTCAAACTCTTCGAAATGGCCTACAAGAAG